One genomic window of Niveibacterium sp. SC-1 includes the following:
- a CDS encoding chalcone isomerase family protein — protein sequence MKITKPLRALFIASAFVASALAHAALDVEGIAFEDSETVANTKLLRNGASVSTMLSAKATAVGLYMTQRQGTMETAMAQKGAKRVRVVALREISAKDLATVLLDRIKQNASRDEIENNVLQFAALGGAFSSRSKLAKGDVVTLDYVPTNQTTEIRVNGELTGQPIMGDAFYPVLMKVWIGPKVRGATRDALLGASEHAAK from the coding sequence ATGAAGATTACGAAGCCGCTGCGCGCCCTTTTCATTGCAAGCGCATTCGTCGCGAGTGCGCTGGCGCACGCTGCCCTGGACGTCGAAGGCATCGCCTTCGAGGACTCCGAGACCGTCGCCAACACCAAGCTGCTGCGCAACGGCGCCTCGGTGTCGACCATGCTGTCGGCCAAGGCCACCGCGGTCGGCCTGTACATGACGCAGCGCCAGGGCACCATGGAAACCGCCATGGCCCAGAAGGGCGCGAAGCGCGTCCGCGTGGTCGCACTGCGCGAAATCTCGGCCAAGGATCTGGCCACGGTGCTGCTCGACCGCATCAAGCAGAACGCCAGCCGCGACGAGATCGAGAACAACGTGCTGCAGTTCGCCGCCCTGGGTGGCGCCTTTTCCTCGCGCAGCAAGCTCGCCAAAGGCGACGTCGTGACCCTGGATTACGTGCCGACGAACCAGACCACCGAGATCCGCGTCAATGGCGAACTCACTGGCCAGCCGATCATGGGCGATGCGTTCTACCCGGTGCTGATGAAGGTGTGGATCGGCCCCAAGGTGCGCGGCGCCACCCGCGACGCCCTGCTCGGCGCCAGCGAACACGCGGCGAAGTAA